The Scyliorhinus torazame isolate Kashiwa2021f chromosome 7, sScyTor2.1, whole genome shotgun sequence genome has a window encoding:
- the ttc1 gene encoding tetratricopeptide repeat protein 1 isoform X3, with amino-acid sequence MDRESEDAELSEKLGTVLNVSADEREKQTVPTEHLNFESDSGELSPVKVDPSGASGNAEKPCIADGETAEDHFFECRESLGTDGFVGMEDDVVNLELEDDSETTEAKKLEFDEEYLRELEKDLPEEEKKRRQGESLTLKEVGNGQFKKGEYTEAENSYTEALGVCPAYYQKDRSILYSNRAAARMKLDNKEEAISDCTKAIELNPNYIRAILRRAELYEKSEKLDEALQDYKTILEKDPSVGQARDACMRLPQSCFRIIQLCGTHR; translated from the exons ATGGATCGAGAGTCAGAAGACGCAGAGCTTTCTGAAAAATTGGGGACTGTTCTGAATGTGTCAGCtgatgagagagagaagcagacagtGCCAACTGAACATTTAAATTTTGAGTCAGATTCAGGCGAATTATCACCTGTGAAGGTTGATCCTTCAGGAGCCAGTGGCAATGCTGAGAAGCCATGTATTGCTGATGGTGAGACAGCAGAAGACCACTTCTTTGAATGTCGAGAATCACTGGGAACTGATGGGTTTGTGGGCATGGAAGATGATGTAGTGAATTTAGAGTTGGAGGACGATTCTGAAACAACGGAAGCCAAAAAGCTGGAGTTTGATGAAGAATATTTACGAGAACTGGAAAAAGATCTGCCTGAAGAAGAAAAAAAG CGAAGGCAAGGTGAGAGTCTAACTTTGAAAGAAGTTGGAAATGGgcaatttaaaaaaggag AGTATACAGAGGCTGAAAACTCCTACACAGAGGCTCTTGGTGTTTGTCCAGCTTATTACCAGAAGGACAGGTCTATCCTTTATTCCAAtcgggctgctgctagaatgaaacTG GATAATAAGGAAGAAGCCATATCTGATTGTACCAAAG CAATTGAGTTAAATCCCAATTATATCCGTGCTATACTGAGAAGGGCAGAGCTGTATGAGAAATCTGAAAAACTTGATGAAGCCCTACAAGACTACAAAACTATTCTCGAAAAAGATCCATCAGTAGGACAAGCCAGGGACGCCTGTATG